A window from Plectropomus leopardus isolate mb chromosome 3, YSFRI_Pleo_2.0, whole genome shotgun sequence encodes these proteins:
- the zbtb7a gene encoding zinc finger and BTB domain-containing protein 7A isoform X1 yields MFQAMRRCRDQTGRRTDGRTDTRVGAVLGGSAAGWWKMSSGAGGRGGRRLRGTASSGGGGGRGGAGEAEEGPVGIPFPEHSADILGSLNKQRLSGLLCDVLLVTQEREFPAHRSVLASCSSYFHKLFTSGAAADQQNIYNIDFVAAEALGALLDFAYTATLTVSHSSVADILAAAHLLEIPPVQDVCTHLLDTKVLSPPAGSEQRDEDEDEEGKGRGSREQGNRVRAREYLEYFQRGAHWSSSCSTPELRDLPTHLHFNHGNGGTPSNGAPAGPGEYYSPLALALAQAPTQEPEEEDEDEEEDEDGEAVQRNGASLGSSYYPPSQNGHFYLPAESRLGPDTEVEDGSREVMARERGSASALLQQMMDSIERQKERPTTGEEQGDGDDPDMEFYLNYFNSTQHEDPASAAVSQGVPPLWLSRGRTGQDRVGGGGERGVGERGSGGGGGGGGGGERKMRSKAFQKCPICSKVIQGAGKLPRHIRTHTGEKPYECAICKVRFTRQDKLKVHMRKHTGEKPYLCTQCGAAFAHNYDLKNHMRVHTGLRPYQCSSCFKTFVRSDHLHRHLKKDGCNGIPSRRGRKPRVREPGLLDAPLGLLSPSSDTGPGPRTIRGRRRLEASSVAEVDGAAGAHAHSPQLQELAGEAGP; encoded by the exons ATGTTTCAAGCCATGAGGAGGTGTCGGGATCAG ACGGGCAGACGGACAGACGGCAGGACGGATACACGGGTGGGGGCTGTGCTAGGCGGCTCGGCGGCAGGCTGGTGGAAGATGTCGTCAGGAGCCGGCGGGCGGGGCGGAAGGCGGCTCAGAGGGACAGCAAGCAGCGGCGgcggaggagggagaggaggggcagGAGAGGCAGAGGAAGGCCCTGTGGGGATCCCGTTCCCTGAGCACAGCGCAGACATCCTGGGCAGCCTGAACAAGCAGCGGCTCAGCGGCCTGCTGTGCGACGTGCTCCTGGTTACCCAGGAACGGGAGTTCCCGGCTCACCGCTCCGTCCTGGCGTCCTGCAGCTCCTACTTCCACAAGCTCTTCACTTCAGGGGCTGCCGCCGACCAACAGAACATCTACAACATCGACTTTGTGGCGGCGGAGGCTCTGGGAGCGTTGCTGGACTTTGCCTACACAGCCACGTTGACAGTCAGTCACAGCAGCGTGGCTGACATCCTTGCCGCTGCACACCTCCTGGAAATCCCACCTGTCCAGGACGTCTGTACACACCTGCTGGACACCAAAGTGCTCTCCCCGCCG GCGGGCAGTGAGCAaagagatgaagatgaagatgaggaggGGAAGGGCAGAGGCAGCAGGGAGCAGGGGAACCGGGTGCGGGCCCGGGAGTACCTGGAGTACTTCCAGAGAGGGGCGCactggagcagcagctgcagcacgcCAGAGCTCAGGGACCTGCCCACACACCTGCACTTTAACCACGGAAATGGCGGCACCCCCAGCAATGGGGCTCCTGCTGGTCCTGGTGAGTACTACTCCCCTCTGGCCCTCGCCTTGGCCCAGGCCCCCACACAGGAGccagaggaagaggatgaggacGAAGAGGAAGACGAGGACGGGGAGGCGGTGCAGAGGAACGGAGCAAGCCTGGGGTCATCTTACTACCCTCCATCCCAAAACGGGCACTTCTACCTCCCCGCTGAGTCTAGGCTGGGGCCGGACACAGAGGTGGAGGACGGGAGCAGGGAGGTGATGGCGAGGGAGAGGGGTTCTGCCAGCGCCCTCCTGCAGCAGATGATGGACTCCATCGAGAGGCAGAAGGAGCGCCCAACAACCGGGGAGGAGCAGGGAGATGGGGATGACCCCGACATGGAATTTTACTTGAATTATTTTAACAGCACGCAGCACGAGGATCCAGCCTCTGCTGCCGTGTCACAGGGAGTGCCGCCGCTCTGGTTATCACGGGGGAGAACAGGCCAAGAcagagtaggaggaggaggagagaggggggtgggagagagaggcagcgggggtggaggaggaggaggtggtggaggcgAGAGGAAGATGCGCTCTAAGGCCTTCCAGAAATGCCCCATATGCTCCAAGGTCATTCAAGGAGCAGGCAAGCTACCCCGCCACATCCGAACGCACACGGGAGAGAAACCTTATGAATGCGCCATCTGCAAAGTGCGCTTTACCAG gcaGGACAAGCTCAAGGTCCATATGCGGAAGCATACAGGAGAGAAGCCTTACCTGTGTACGCAATGTGGAGCCGCCTTTGCCCACAATTACGACCTGAAGAACCACATGCGCGTACACACCGGCCTGCGCCCCTACCAGTGCTCAAGCTGCTTTAAGACTTTCGTGCGCTCGGATCACCTGCACCGCCACCTCAAGAAGGACGGCTGCAACGGCATCCCCTCCCGTCGAGGCCGAAAGCCTCGGGTGCGAGAGCCGGGGCTCCTCGACGCCCCCCTGGGCCTGCTGAGCCCCAGCTCCGACACAGGCCCTGGGCCTCGCACCATCAGGGGACGGCGGCGCTTGGAGGCGTCCTCAGTGGCAGAGGTGGATGGGGCTGCCGGAGCCCATGCACACAGTCCTCAGCTGCAGGAGTTGGCAGGGGAGGCAGGGCCCTGA
- the zbtb7a gene encoding zinc finger and BTB domain-containing protein 7A isoform X2: MSSGAGGRGGRRLRGTASSGGGGGRGGAGEAEEGPVGIPFPEHSADILGSLNKQRLSGLLCDVLLVTQEREFPAHRSVLASCSSYFHKLFTSGAAADQQNIYNIDFVAAEALGALLDFAYTATLTVSHSSVADILAAAHLLEIPPVQDVCTHLLDTKVLSPPAGSEQRDEDEDEEGKGRGSREQGNRVRAREYLEYFQRGAHWSSSCSTPELRDLPTHLHFNHGNGGTPSNGAPAGPGEYYSPLALALAQAPTQEPEEEDEDEEEDEDGEAVQRNGASLGSSYYPPSQNGHFYLPAESRLGPDTEVEDGSREVMARERGSASALLQQMMDSIERQKERPTTGEEQGDGDDPDMEFYLNYFNSTQHEDPASAAVSQGVPPLWLSRGRTGQDRVGGGGERGVGERGSGGGGGGGGGGERKMRSKAFQKCPICSKVIQGAGKLPRHIRTHTGEKPYECAICKVRFTRQDKLKVHMRKHTGEKPYLCTQCGAAFAHNYDLKNHMRVHTGLRPYQCSSCFKTFVRSDHLHRHLKKDGCNGIPSRRGRKPRVREPGLLDAPLGLLSPSSDTGPGPRTIRGRRRLEASSVAEVDGAAGAHAHSPQLQELAGEAGP, encoded by the exons ATGTCGTCAGGAGCCGGCGGGCGGGGCGGAAGGCGGCTCAGAGGGACAGCAAGCAGCGGCGgcggaggagggagaggaggggcagGAGAGGCAGAGGAAGGCCCTGTGGGGATCCCGTTCCCTGAGCACAGCGCAGACATCCTGGGCAGCCTGAACAAGCAGCGGCTCAGCGGCCTGCTGTGCGACGTGCTCCTGGTTACCCAGGAACGGGAGTTCCCGGCTCACCGCTCCGTCCTGGCGTCCTGCAGCTCCTACTTCCACAAGCTCTTCACTTCAGGGGCTGCCGCCGACCAACAGAACATCTACAACATCGACTTTGTGGCGGCGGAGGCTCTGGGAGCGTTGCTGGACTTTGCCTACACAGCCACGTTGACAGTCAGTCACAGCAGCGTGGCTGACATCCTTGCCGCTGCACACCTCCTGGAAATCCCACCTGTCCAGGACGTCTGTACACACCTGCTGGACACCAAAGTGCTCTCCCCGCCG GCGGGCAGTGAGCAaagagatgaagatgaagatgaggaggGGAAGGGCAGAGGCAGCAGGGAGCAGGGGAACCGGGTGCGGGCCCGGGAGTACCTGGAGTACTTCCAGAGAGGGGCGCactggagcagcagctgcagcacgcCAGAGCTCAGGGACCTGCCCACACACCTGCACTTTAACCACGGAAATGGCGGCACCCCCAGCAATGGGGCTCCTGCTGGTCCTGGTGAGTACTACTCCCCTCTGGCCCTCGCCTTGGCCCAGGCCCCCACACAGGAGccagaggaagaggatgaggacGAAGAGGAAGACGAGGACGGGGAGGCGGTGCAGAGGAACGGAGCAAGCCTGGGGTCATCTTACTACCCTCCATCCCAAAACGGGCACTTCTACCTCCCCGCTGAGTCTAGGCTGGGGCCGGACACAGAGGTGGAGGACGGGAGCAGGGAGGTGATGGCGAGGGAGAGGGGTTCTGCCAGCGCCCTCCTGCAGCAGATGATGGACTCCATCGAGAGGCAGAAGGAGCGCCCAACAACCGGGGAGGAGCAGGGAGATGGGGATGACCCCGACATGGAATTTTACTTGAATTATTTTAACAGCACGCAGCACGAGGATCCAGCCTCTGCTGCCGTGTCACAGGGAGTGCCGCCGCTCTGGTTATCACGGGGGAGAACAGGCCAAGAcagagtaggaggaggaggagagaggggggtgggagagagaggcagcgggggtggaggaggaggaggtggtggaggcgAGAGGAAGATGCGCTCTAAGGCCTTCCAGAAATGCCCCATATGCTCCAAGGTCATTCAAGGAGCAGGCAAGCTACCCCGCCACATCCGAACGCACACGGGAGAGAAACCTTATGAATGCGCCATCTGCAAAGTGCGCTTTACCAG gcaGGACAAGCTCAAGGTCCATATGCGGAAGCATACAGGAGAGAAGCCTTACCTGTGTACGCAATGTGGAGCCGCCTTTGCCCACAATTACGACCTGAAGAACCACATGCGCGTACACACCGGCCTGCGCCCCTACCAGTGCTCAAGCTGCTTTAAGACTTTCGTGCGCTCGGATCACCTGCACCGCCACCTCAAGAAGGACGGCTGCAACGGCATCCCCTCCCGTCGAGGCCGAAAGCCTCGGGTGCGAGAGCCGGGGCTCCTCGACGCCCCCCTGGGCCTGCTGAGCCCCAGCTCCGACACAGGCCCTGGGCCTCGCACCATCAGGGGACGGCGGCGCTTGGAGGCGTCCTCAGTGGCAGAGGTGGATGGGGCTGCCGGAGCCCATGCACACAGTCCTCAGCTGCAGGAGTTGGCAGGGGAGGCAGGGCCCTGA